In Chryseobacterium camelliae, one DNA window encodes the following:
- a CDS encoding pyridoxamine 5'-phosphate oxidase family protein: protein MKKASLKTIAEKMKDLDFCMMITHDGRQVPHSRPMSNNGKVEYDGDSWFFTYEDSNKVHQIKKDDKVSLAYQTDDMLFIECYGTAAIIKDKSVLKKKWVDGLEQWFPEGIETPGICLLKVSAKRVTFWHKDEEGEYVA, encoded by the coding sequence ATGAAAAAAGCATCATTAAAAACCATTGCAGAAAAAATGAAAGACTTAGATTTCTGCATGATGATTACACACGATGGAAGACAGGTTCCGCATTCGAGGCCGATGAGCAATAACGGCAAAGTAGAATATGACGGGGATTCCTGGTTTTTTACGTATGAGGACAGCAACAAAGTTCATCAGATCAAGAAGGATGATAAGGTAAGTCTGGCTTACCAGACAGATGATATGCTGTTTATAGAATGTTACGGAACGGCGGCAATAATTAAAGATAAATCGGTTTTAAAGAAAAAATGGGTTGATGGCCTTGAGCAATGGTTTCCGGAAGGAATTGAAACACCGGGAATCTGCTTGTTAAAAGTAAGTGCCAAGCGGGTTACCTTCTGGCATAAGGATGAAGAAGGGGAGTATGTGGCCTGA
- a CDS encoding DUF2867 domain-containing protein has translation MMKINTVAFPETSVLFPDRLVYDYHDSFRADFPDIENTTISQLVNTFFSGTPRWIKNLFILRNALVKLIGLKVPENNSAPVMTSNIEYQVGDALGFFKIIHMTQNECILGEDDKHLDFRISILKEKGTLTVTTTVQYHNIWGRLYFIPVSVFHKKIVPAMLRNTVREKQ, from the coding sequence ATGATGAAAATTAATACAGTAGCCTTTCCGGAAACATCCGTTCTTTTTCCTGATCGTTTAGTTTATGATTATCATGACAGTTTCAGGGCCGATTTTCCAGATATAGAAAATACTACCATCAGTCAGTTGGTGAACACCTTCTTTTCCGGCACTCCCCGATGGATCAAAAATTTGTTCATATTGAGAAACGCACTGGTAAAGCTCATAGGTCTAAAAGTACCTGAAAATAATTCCGCACCCGTTATGACAAGCAACATCGAATACCAGGTAGGCGATGCACTGGGCTTTTTTAAAATCATTCATATGACTCAAAATGAATGCATTTTAGGGGAAGATGATAAACATCTTGATTTCAGGATCTCCATCCTGAAAGAGAAAGGTACCTTAACGGTAACGACCACCGTACAGTACCATAATATATGGGGACGGTTGTATTTTATTCCTGTAAGCGTATTCCATAAAAAAATTGTCCCTGCAATGTTAAGAAATACGGTAAGGGAAAAGCAATGA
- a CDS encoding SDR family NAD(P)-dependent oxidoreductase — MQTNENKVALVSGANTGVGFQIAKALTENGYKVYAGSRNLQKGEAAVEKLGEKAQAIQLDITDPESIRKAVQTIENEHGYLTLLVNNAAVSHAGASGRTMEEVLGSQRASIASIDELKTVWDTNVFGTLALTQAFLPLLKQAPSARIVTVSSALGSLTINANPENPYRTNFDAVYGASKTALNGIFLSLAIDLENTNIKVHLVSPGFTATALNNFQGTDSVEEGSKEPIRVALAEDLPTGSFTGPADFSGEDHILPW; from the coding sequence ATGCAGACAAACGAAAATAAAGTGGCACTGGTATCAGGTGCCAATACAGGAGTGGGCTTTCAGATTGCAAAAGCCCTTACAGAGAATGGATATAAAGTCTATGCAGGTTCCCGTAATCTGCAAAAAGGCGAAGCTGCTGTAGAAAAGCTGGGCGAAAAAGCCCAGGCTATCCAGCTGGATATTACCGATCCCGAATCGATCCGTAAAGCAGTACAGACCATAGAAAATGAACATGGGTATCTCACATTACTGGTTAATAATGCTGCAGTTTCACACGCCGGCGCATCCGGCCGTACCATGGAAGAAGTTCTTGGATCGCAACGCGCCAGCATTGCTTCGATCGACGAACTGAAAACGGTGTGGGATACGAATGTATTTGGGACACTTGCTTTAACGCAGGCATTTTTGCCCTTACTGAAACAGGCACCCAGCGCACGCATCGTAACTGTTTCCAGCGCACTGGGGTCTCTTACCATTAATGCAAATCCGGAGAATCCGTACCGTACAAATTTTGATGCCGTTTACGGTGCTTCCAAAACAGCCCTGAACGGGATATTCCTTTCACTCGCAATTGACCTGGAAAATACCAATATCAAAGTTCATCTTGTGAGTCCCGGATTTACGGCTACGGCACTCAACAATTTCCAGGGAACCGATTCTGTGGAAGAAGGTTCAAAGGAACCGATACGGGTAGCTCTGGCAGAAGACCTTCCGACAGGAAGTTTTACAGGGCCTGCCGACTTCAGCGGAGAAGATCATATTCTCCCTTGGTAA
- a CDS encoding C-type lectin domain-containing protein: MRRNLLLVILLSAGFSKAQVGINTTSPKVTLDVAPKNTDGTTAEGVIAPRLTGNQLSAADSKYTAAHAGVIVYVTSVPSPTTTKTANITAPGYYYFDSSVWHGMGAQSTTTTLSISSVIDPNILGYVPSNTATAGNSAPATVTINGVTATRTGIFSYNGHSYAAYAAGGAGITWYNAYNAAKNMGGYLATFTTDAEWQQVETNLLSAAAFDSQQAWIGFAKFSWFAGAALTPDPEEKWITGEQPLHDYSAGGTSAVRKSNWFNSGEPNNSGGTEGFVITLPKNSGTKTYGGYTSTHTWNDVVANSANTTGFIVEFQQ; the protein is encoded by the coding sequence ATGAGAAGAAATTTACTTCTGGTCATTCTTTTGTCGGCCGGCTTTTCTAAAGCCCAAGTTGGGATAAATACCACATCCCCTAAAGTTACGTTGGATGTAGCTCCAAAAAACACGGATGGAACAACTGCAGAGGGAGTTATTGCTCCACGGCTTACAGGAAACCAACTTTCAGCAGCCGATTCAAAGTACACTGCTGCACATGCTGGTGTTATTGTATACGTCACTTCAGTGCCGTCACCTACTACCACTAAAACCGCAAATATTACAGCTCCCGGCTATTATTATTTTGACAGCAGCGTATGGCATGGCATGGGTGCACAGAGCACTACAACAACCCTGAGCATAAGCTCCGTCATCGATCCCAATATCCTGGGCTATGTACCGAGCAATACCGCTACAGCAGGCAACAGTGCCCCGGCTACAGTTACTATCAATGGTGTTACGGCTACACGTACCGGTATTTTTAGCTATAATGGTCACAGCTATGCGGCTTATGCTGCAGGCGGAGCAGGAATCACCTGGTATAACGCGTATAATGCAGCTAAAAATATGGGTGGTTACCTCGCTACATTTACAACGGATGCGGAATGGCAGCAGGTTGAAACCAACCTTTTGAGTGCAGCTGCATTTGATTCCCAGCAGGCATGGATTGGTTTTGCAAAGTTTTCGTGGTTTGCAGGAGCTGCGCTTACCCCTGACCCGGAAGAAAAATGGATTACAGGAGAGCAGCCGCTGCATGATTACAGTGCAGGAGGTACCAGCGCAGTAAGGAAATCCAACTGGTTTAACAGTGGAGAACCGAACAATTCCGGCGGAACAGAAGGATTTGTCATTACCTTACCCAAGAACAGCGGTACAAAAACATACGGTGGATATACGTCCACCCATACCTGGAATGATGTGGTGGCCAATTCGGCAAATACCACAGGATTTATCGTAGAATTTCAACAGTAA
- a CDS encoding GLPGLI family protein, which translates to MIRKTLFTFIVLIPLFFCSQKYSFTYEYTFRPDSLHLDKTEIELMGLFVDKNESTYISLRKTKRDSAVASNNESDIASANRSVSTNTFPKEKVRGIIQKNRQSDEVVTYQTLGGERFKIIQHISYNWHIQAETNEIQGKKCQLATMEYRGRTYNAWFTEEIPIAEGPYKFGGLPGLIVKIEDTKKQHVWELKGIEKFRSIKFRLSKFIPVTEMQYKKAVENYLRDPLVKLKDLMQRNGVTSITTTLPDGSSYSDAEYEKMRTRKIQDEYKENNNAVELN; encoded by the coding sequence ATGATCAGGAAAACATTATTTACCTTCATTGTTTTAATTCCCCTGTTCTTTTGCAGTCAAAAGTACTCTTTTACCTATGAATATACCTTCAGGCCGGATTCTTTGCACCTGGATAAAACTGAAATTGAACTGATGGGGTTGTTTGTAGACAAAAATGAATCAACCTACATCAGCCTGAGAAAAACGAAAAGAGATTCGGCCGTTGCAAGCAACAATGAGTCAGACATTGCTTCTGCAAACCGGTCAGTCTCTACCAACACCTTCCCGAAAGAGAAGGTTAGAGGAATCATTCAGAAAAACCGGCAGTCTGATGAAGTGGTCACCTATCAGACTTTAGGCGGAGAAAGGTTTAAAATCATCCAGCACATTTCATACAACTGGCATATACAGGCAGAAACGAATGAAATACAGGGTAAAAAATGCCAGCTTGCGACGATGGAATACAGAGGCAGGACCTATAATGCCTGGTTTACCGAGGAAATTCCCATTGCTGAAGGGCCTTATAAGTTTGGCGGACTTCCGGGCCTGATTGTAAAGATCGAAGACACCAAAAAACAACATGTCTGGGAGCTGAAAGGCATTGAAAAGTTCAGAAGCATAAAATTCCGCTTGTCTAAATTTATCCCTGTTACAGAAATGCAGTATAAAAAAGCCGTTGAAAATTATCTCAGGGATCCCTTGGTTAAACTGAAGGACCTCATGCAGAGAAATGGTGTTACCAGCATTACAACCACTTTACCTGACGGAAGCTCTTATTCTGATGCGGAATATGAAAAGATGAGAACCAGGAAAATACAGGATGAGTATAAAGAAAATAACAATGCTGTAGAACTTAATTAG
- a CDS encoding Crp/Fnr family transcriptional regulator, whose product MLSTLDPKIFSSIEENAELRHFRKGENLFHQDEVCRKIFWIRKGICRSYYLHDGKEITTEILFPGDFIKSAKSFVLDIAAQEFAQAITDVETWSLTKSRFNALKEQHPELQKLGLYLVELHSLWLEDRLFQFQTQDATTLYLNLIKRHPDMIRTVPLTYIASYLGISLETLSRIRSRIAKNII is encoded by the coding sequence ATGCTTTCAACATTAGACCCTAAAATTTTCAGTAGTATTGAAGAAAATGCAGAGCTTCGTCATTTCAGGAAAGGAGAGAATTTGTTTCATCAGGATGAAGTCTGCAGAAAAATTTTCTGGATCAGGAAAGGCATCTGCAGGAGTTATTATTTACATGATGGTAAAGAAATCACCACTGAGATTCTTTTTCCCGGAGATTTTATTAAATCTGCAAAAAGTTTTGTTCTGGATATCGCTGCCCAGGAATTTGCACAGGCCATTACCGATGTGGAAACCTGGAGTCTTACCAAATCCAGATTCAATGCTCTTAAGGAGCAGCATCCGGAATTGCAAAAATTAGGTCTGTATCTTGTTGAACTTCACTCTTTGTGGCTTGAGGACCGTTTGTTTCAATTTCAGACACAGGATGCAACCACTCTTTACCTTAACCTGATTAAGCGACATCCGGATATGATTAGGACCGTTCCGTTGACCTATATTGCCTCATATCTGGGTATCTCGCTTGAAACATTAAGCAGGATAAGATCCAGGATTGCCAAAAATATTATTTGA
- a CDS encoding SDR family oxidoreductase: MKNIALVVGSTGITGSNLAEELIAQNWTTYGLARNHRTAVEGLETIKADLLDEEGLAEALKDIFPTHVFFTTWMRKDTEKENIIVNSAMVRNLLNALSPKKSVRHVALVTGLKHYLGPFEAYVKEGILPETPVREEHPRLAYPNFYYAQEDAVYEAAERDHFSWSIHRPHTVIGYAIGNLMNMGITLAVYASICKETGAKFVWPGSEAQWNGLSDVTDAKILAKQLIWASTTEDCKNQAFNVTNGDVFRWKWLWTRIADYFGIEAEGYNGSIRPLEKEMENKQEVWSRIAHQYGLKETHLDRLSSAWHTDLDLGRPLEVMTDMSKSRKYGFTAFESTEDSFFSLFNKLKQEKIIP, translated from the coding sequence ATGAAAAATATTGCACTGGTTGTAGGGTCAACCGGAATTACAGGAAGCAATCTTGCTGAGGAATTAATTGCGCAAAACTGGACCACATATGGTTTAGCGAGAAACCACAGGACAGCTGTTGAAGGATTAGAAACCATTAAGGCGGATCTGTTGGATGAAGAAGGTTTAGCTGAAGCTCTTAAGGATATTTTTCCTACCCACGTTTTCTTTACTACCTGGATGCGGAAAGACACTGAAAAAGAAAATATCATCGTTAACAGCGCGATGGTAAGAAATCTGCTTAATGCCTTATCGCCTAAAAAATCAGTCCGCCATGTTGCATTGGTTACCGGGTTAAAACATTATTTAGGCCCTTTTGAAGCGTATGTAAAAGAAGGAATATTGCCTGAAACACCGGTAAGGGAAGAGCATCCCAGGTTAGCATATCCTAATTTCTATTACGCTCAGGAAGATGCAGTGTATGAAGCGGCAGAAAGAGACCATTTCTCCTGGAGCATCCACCGGCCGCATACGGTTATAGGATATGCCATTGGTAACCTGATGAATATGGGAATTACGTTAGCCGTTTATGCCAGCATATGCAAAGAAACCGGTGCAAAATTCGTATGGCCGGGTTCTGAAGCCCAGTGGAATGGATTATCTGATGTGACTGATGCTAAAATATTGGCCAAACAGCTGATTTGGGCATCAACAACGGAAGATTGTAAAAATCAGGCCTTCAATGTAACCAATGGAGATGTTTTCAGATGGAAATGGTTATGGACAAGAATTGCAGACTATTTCGGGATTGAAGCAGAAGGTTACAACGGTTCCATCAGGCCCCTTGAAAAAGAAATGGAGAATAAACAGGAAGTCTGGAGCCGGATTGCACACCAATACGGCCTTAAAGAAACCCATCTTGACCGGCTCAGCTCTGCCTGGCATACGGATCTGGATCTGGGCAGGCCGCTGGAAGTAATGACCGATATGTCCAAAAGCAGGAAATACGGTTTTACTGCATTTGAAAGCACGGAGGATTCTTTTTTCAGCTTATTCAATAAATTGAAACAGGAAAAGATAATCCCTTAA
- a CDS encoding super-infection exclusion protein B: protein MEKIIDRLFDWDKISTKLIFLLFLITGILLFIPDNYLQNLKLESFISEYGKYIGITFISTVGFLLVSFTSYIISVIRNKRATIKIKSTIVKNINQLTYPEIFALREFLINGKSTLQLPFLDETIISLENKMIIYKASNTGVSAIRGQYWAYSISEYALPYINNHLLKIPTELNDEIKAKIENERPNWSLDNSFR, encoded by the coding sequence ATGGAAAAGATTATTGATAGGCTGTTTGATTGGGATAAAATATCGACAAAACTTATTTTCTTATTATTTTTAATTACAGGAATATTATTATTTATACCCGATAATTACTTACAGAATTTAAAGCTAGAATCATTTATTTCTGAGTATGGAAAGTATATTGGAATTACTTTTATTAGTACTGTAGGTTTTCTTTTAGTATCATTTACTTCTTATATCATTTCTGTAATTAGAAATAAAAGAGCTACTATTAAAATTAAATCAACTATTGTTAAAAATATCAATCAATTGACATATCCAGAAATATTTGCATTAAGAGAATTTTTGATTAATGGAAAATCGACACTTCAATTACCATTTTTGGACGAAACAATTATAAGTTTAGAAAATAAAATGATTATATATAAAGCTTCTAATACTGGAGTTTCTGCTATAAGAGGACAGTATTGGGCATATTCTATATCAGAATATGCATTGCCTTATATAAATAATCACTTACTTAAAATACCAACAGAATTAAATGATGAAATTAAAGCTAAAATTGAAAATGAAAGACCAAATTGGTCATTAGATAATAGTTTCAGATGA
- a CDS encoding helix-turn-helix domain-containing protein, with translation MKKKEDKLIRFISISQSHQAFGLPAPQHPLISLVHFNEDNPFNTGMAPIYDILSFYKITFITKNSGRLKYGRDHYDYEEGSMLFLAPNQLVGSTEYNSETYCYILLIHPDFLLGHPIANKIKQYGYFSYSFNEALHVSDSEKKIIISIFKIMEQELNSRVDEFSQEVVLAQIELLLSYVNRFYKRQFITRKVVNHNILEKAEKILNDYISHQESLHQGLPTVQYLSERLNISPGYLSDVLRSVIGKNAQQYIREKLTEQAKVRLMSTDLTVGEIAYELGFEHQQSFSKMFKAQTGLSPVEFRNSFNGTAPMK, from the coding sequence ATGAAAAAGAAAGAGGATAAACTGATACGCTTTATATCCATATCCCAAAGCCACCAGGCTTTCGGTCTTCCTGCGCCACAGCATCCGCTGATCAGCCTCGTCCATTTCAATGAGGACAATCCTTTCAATACAGGGATGGCACCCATTTATGACATCCTTAGCTTTTATAAAATAACGTTCATCACAAAGAATAGCGGAAGGCTGAAATACGGGCGGGATCACTATGATTATGAGGAAGGCAGCATGCTGTTCCTGGCACCCAATCAGCTGGTAGGAAGCACCGAGTACAACAGTGAAACCTACTGCTACATTCTGCTGATCCATCCTGACTTCCTGCTGGGACACCCCATAGCCAATAAAATAAAGCAATACGGTTACTTTTCCTATTCATTCAATGAGGCCCTGCACGTTTCAGACTCAGAGAAAAAGATCATCATTTCCATATTTAAGATTATGGAACAGGAACTGAACAGCCGTGTGGATGAGTTCAGCCAGGAAGTGGTGCTTGCGCAGATCGAACTTTTACTGAGTTACGTCAACAGGTTCTACAAACGCCAGTTCATTACCCGGAAGGTGGTTAACCACAATATTCTCGAAAAAGCGGAAAAGATTCTCAATGACTATATCAGCCATCAGGAATCGCTTCATCAGGGACTTCCTACCGTACAGTACCTGTCTGAACGGCTTAACATTTCGCCCGGATATCTGAGCGATGTCCTGCGCTCGGTTATCGGGAAAAATGCCCAGCAGTATATCCGGGAGAAACTTACTGAACAGGCAAAGGTACGGCTGATGTCCACCGATCTGACGGTTGGTGAAATAGCCTATGAACTGGGGTTTGAGCATCAGCAGTCCTTCAGCAAGATGTTTAAGGCCCAGACCGGTCTCTCGCCTGTGGAGTTCAGGAACTCATTTAACGGAACTGCGCCAATGAAATAG
- a CDS encoding AsmA-like C-terminal region-containing protein: MEVKKIIIKILKWTGIVVGSVLLLIFIIPALFPGTISEQVKIFANMHLAGKLDYKKSHLTFFRHFPSLTVSADDFLLKGSKPFQNDTLLSAREVAVGINLKNLIFNRQIKIDEIYVTDAYANVFVNSKGEANYNVYIAKPSEKPKDTTGTGTSIKLDLIKLRNWNIKYNDHSARVLVDARGLDYTGKGGLSEDIFDLTTYLDIDKLDFSLNRTYYAKQKSLHADLITRINTNALTFVLRKNELRINDLPLKFTGFLSVLKDGYNLDINAASENTTVRNMISVLPPQYLEWAKDTKIEGKSDLFFSLKGRFSEPKNLKPRLQARLMVKDGFVSSGKAPVPMNNFNMDMNVDFPDLNTDQLGLDLKNLSFDLGKNNNFKAVVRTKGLDEMQVFADVKGAVNLQTLSQALGLKNMEVKGLLDTNIKANGLFSLDKKLFPKTQGYLNVKNGWLKTKYYPNPIKDIQIMANVVNTDGTFKSLGVQLHPFTFDFEGNPVFVNADLQNFEDVLYKVRAKGVLNVGRIYKVFARKGFDVNGLIMADVSLNGRQSYATTGQYNRLDNRGNLILKNIKATTEYLPKSFYIKEGNFQFENEKMWFRKFLTTYGKSDFALNGYLLNTINYFIERKGMLHGKFKLKSGYILIDEFMALKNGDNADKAIEVDYAKAENPNSSGVVIVPKNLDVSLEADAKTVEFKGLKLSNVFGLASVDKGQVYLKNTSLNVVGSRMNIDARYQDESPITANYDIALKVRDFDVQRAYREIDMVREMATAAKSVKGIVSLDYKLKGDFDKDMKPIYPSLEGGGVVNLRDVEVKNLKMLSAVGDNIGAKAFNDPDMKGVNIETHIKNNLIHVDKFTFKVSILRPTISGTTSFNGLLDLRIRVGILPGGIIGFPVVVTGTHEKPKVKIFSKTGQGIIDALYNQKSNKVIRQERRAEKKTRRQQRKEKEAQEQKAKAAEKTITKDLKEKN; the protein is encoded by the coding sequence ATGGAAGTTAAAAAGATCATTATAAAAATCCTGAAATGGACAGGAATTGTTGTGGGTTCTGTTCTTCTTCTTATATTTATTATTCCTGCATTGTTTCCGGGAACCATTTCGGAACAGGTAAAAATATTTGCCAATATGCATCTTGCCGGGAAACTCGATTATAAAAAAAGCCACCTCACATTTTTCAGGCATTTTCCTTCGCTTACCGTGTCTGCGGATGATTTCCTGCTTAAAGGTTCAAAACCATTTCAGAACGATACATTACTGTCGGCCCGAGAAGTTGCTGTTGGGATTAACCTTAAAAACCTGATTTTTAACAGACAGATTAAGATTGATGAAATATATGTTACCGATGCTTATGCCAACGTTTTCGTCAATTCGAAAGGGGAAGCCAATTATAATGTATACATAGCAAAGCCTTCAGAAAAGCCTAAAGATACAACAGGCACTGGTACTTCGATAAAGCTGGACCTGATTAAGCTAAGGAACTGGAATATTAAATACAATGACCATTCTGCCAGGGTTCTGGTGGATGCCAGAGGCCTGGATTATACCGGTAAAGGCGGTTTGAGTGAAGATATCTTTGACCTGACTACCTATCTTGATATTGATAAGCTTGATTTCAGCTTAAACAGGACGTACTATGCCAAACAAAAGTCGCTGCACGCAGACCTGATCACCAGGATCAATACCAATGCACTGACTTTCGTGCTGAGGAAAAATGAATTGAGAATTAATGACCTGCCATTGAAGTTTACCGGGTTTTTGAGCGTCCTGAAAGACGGCTATAACCTTGACATCAATGCAGCTTCTGAAAATACAACCGTCCGCAATATGATTTCTGTCTTGCCGCCGCAATACCTGGAATGGGCAAAAGATACCAAGATTGAAGGAAAAAGTGATCTGTTTTTCAGCCTTAAAGGGAGGTTCAGCGAACCTAAAAACCTGAAGCCGCGTTTACAGGCCAGGCTGATGGTCAAAGATGGATTTGTATCCAGTGGAAAAGCCCCCGTTCCTATGAACAATTTTAATATGGATATGAATGTGGACTTTCCTGACCTGAACACAGACCAGCTTGGGCTGGACCTGAAAAACTTAAGCTTTGACTTAGGTAAAAACAATAATTTCAAAGCGGTGGTAAGGACGAAAGGCTTAGATGAGATGCAGGTATTTGCTGATGTAAAAGGTGCAGTTAACCTGCAGACCCTGAGCCAGGCACTGGGACTGAAAAATATGGAAGTTAAAGGCCTTTTGGATACCAATATCAAAGCCAACGGACTCTTCAGCTTGGATAAAAAATTGTTTCCGAAAACACAGGGCTACCTTAATGTGAAAAACGGCTGGCTGAAAACAAAATATTATCCTAATCCTATTAAGGACATTCAAATCATGGCCAATGTTGTCAATACAGATGGAACCTTCAAAAGCCTGGGCGTACAGCTTCATCCGTTTACATTTGATTTTGAAGGCAATCCGGTTTTTGTAAATGCAGATTTACAGAATTTTGAGGATGTCCTGTACAAGGTGAGGGCAAAAGGAGTCCTGAACGTTGGAAGAATCTATAAAGTATTTGCAAGGAAAGGGTTTGATGTCAATGGCCTTATTATGGCCGATGTTTCCCTGAACGGGCGACAGAGTTATGCAACGACAGGCCAGTATAACAGGCTGGATAATAGAGGGAATTTAATTTTAAAAAATATAAAAGCCACCACGGAATACCTTCCGAAATCTTTTTACATCAAAGAAGGGAATTTCCAGTTTGAGAATGAGAAAATGTGGTTTAGGAAGTTTTTAACTACATATGGCAAATCGGATTTCGCCTTAAACGGATATCTTTTAAATACCATTAATTATTTTATTGAAAGGAAGGGGATGCTTCATGGCAAGTTTAAACTGAAATCAGGATACATCCTAATCGATGAGTTCATGGCCCTGAAAAACGGTGACAATGCTGACAAAGCCATAGAAGTGGATTATGCAAAAGCGGAAAATCCTAATAGCAGCGGAGTGGTTATTGTCCCTAAAAACCTGGACGTTTCTTTGGAAGCGGATGCAAAAACGGTTGAATTTAAAGGGTTGAAGCTTAGTAATGTATTCGGTCTGGCCTCTGTTGACAAAGGGCAGGTATATCTTAAAAATACCTCACTCAACGTAGTAGGAAGCAGGATGAATATTGACGCACGCTATCAGGATGAATCCCCGATAACCGCAAATTACGATATCGCACTTAAAGTTCGGGATTTTGATGTGCAGCGGGCTTACCGGGAAATAGATATGGTCCGTGAAATGGCTACCGCCGCAAAAAGTGTCAAAGGCATTGTATCCCTGGACTATAAATTAAAAGGAGACTTTGATAAAGATATGAAGCCGATCTATCCGTCCCTGGAAGGTGGGGGAGTCGTCAACCTCAGGGATGTGGAAGTTAAAAACCTGAAAATGCTTTCCGCGGTAGGAGACAACATCGGAGCAAAAGCATTTAATGATCCCGATATGAAAGGGGTGAATATTGAGACCCACATCAAGAACAATTTGATTCACGTAGACAAGTTTACCTTTAAAGTTTCTATTTTAAGGCCAACCATCAGCGGGACAACCAGCTTTAACGGATTGCTGGATTTGAGAATCAGGGTCGGAATTCTGCCCGGAGGGATCATAGGGTTTCCTGTTGTGGTTACCGGAACGCACGAAAAGCCGAAAGTGAAAATTTTCAGTAAAACCGGGCAGGGAATCATTGACGCACTCTACAATCAAAAATCCAATAAAGTCATCCGCCAGGAAAGGCGTGCCGAGAAGAAGACCAGGAGACAGCAGCGCAAAGAAAAAGAAGCTCAGGAACAGAAAGCGAAAGCAGCCGAGAAAACGATAACAAAAGATCTGAAAGAGAAAAATTAG
- a CDS encoding Crp/Fnr family transcriptional regulator produces MFDILIQHIRQKVELNQEDITLLKTFFIQKKLNRKEFLLREGEICTHLAFVCNGILKSFTSDEKGQDRISLFAFEGWWISDFNSFINREKALLNINAIERSELLLISSDDYETLTLKIPVMDRYFRILYQNSLVTKDRRLIIFNKSTAEEKYLSLVQTHPDIFKRIPHALIASYLGLSPETVSRIRRKLLFQ; encoded by the coding sequence ATGTTCGATATTTTAATACAACATATTCGTCAGAAGGTTGAGCTCAACCAGGAAGATATAACATTGCTGAAAACTTTTTTCATCCAGAAAAAGCTTAACAGGAAAGAATTTCTATTGCGTGAGGGCGAAATCTGCACTCACCTTGCATTCGTATGCAACGGAATCCTGAAATCGTTTACCAGCGACGAAAAAGGCCAGGACAGGATCAGCCTTTTTGCTTTTGAAGGCTGGTGGATTTCCGATTTCAACAGTTTTATCAACCGGGAAAAAGCACTGCTGAATATTAACGCCATTGAACGCTCTGAACTGCTTCTGATCAGTTCTGACGATTATGAAACACTAACGCTCAAAATTCCGGTGATGGACCGGTATTTCAGGATTCTCTATCAAAACAGTCTGGTTACAAAAGACCGGCGGCTGATTATTTTCAATAAGTCGACTGCAGAGGAAAAGTATTTGTCACTGGTACAGACTCATCCTGATATTTTTAAGAGAATTCCCCATGCCCTTATTGCCTCTTATTTAGGGCTGAGCCCGGAAACGGTAAGCAGGATCAGAAGAAAACTGCTGTTTCAATAA